The Gossypium hirsutum isolate 1008001.06 chromosome D03, Gossypium_hirsutum_v2.1, whole genome shotgun sequence genomic interval acatctcacacaatgatttcaacatcgatCAATGCGTAGTATCTGGGGACACTATTATGACCATTTGTTTGTTCTCTTTTCATGAGTGTTGTTagagccaagcccttaagctcctagaagcggcgACACTTCCCACTCACATAAGTAGATCCCATTGAGAGTGTTATCGTAACTCTCACATATTAATGCTATGAGTCCACTAAGATTACATTACACATCCTTACTTTATCATTATAGGTACCTAACACTTTAATTTTAAGATGAAATTATTTATAGTGCTAGCAGTCAGATACTGATGATGTATTTTGTCTCATAGAACTCGAGACTTGATGTTACATCAAGCGTCAAGTCAAGTTTCAATCAAGGGAGACTCTAATTAATGGGTTTGAGCCTTATCTCTCTTAAGGTTTTGTTGACTACATCTTTTGTAACACCCTGTTCTCCGACCTGATTGTTGGGTTCGAGTTACAAGGTGTCACATTCGTTCCCGGAGTAACTACAATCAAATAACATTCGATTTAAAATCATTAACATTCAAGTATAAGTAAAACATGtgtataaaataatttgtaatgACTTTTGGATCTTatatgagcttatgaaagctctattGCTAACCCGATGTCAAACTagaactaaattgtaatgttTTCAAAATAATGAGTTGACGTCGCAACTTTAAGGGTTCCTCGTCGCAACTTCGCTTTGACATTTGTTCAATACTAattaacctaggtacatgccatataacgAATAAAAAGGGATCATATAAACATTGTTGAGTTAGGGATCACTTTTTaaatgctggaattatttattgTGACTTTGAAATGTACCTAAACTTGTGCACGAGAAAAAAAACTGTATGCTGAACGATAATTGTCAGTGATAATTTTCATAATTCAAGTAAATGTaatataagtttatatcaattgcATTCatccaatactaattttattATCAACTAATTCATATGTCATTAATGCCAATTCTTAATCAACACATCAGTCAATACATGTCATTAAGAGTACCAGTTATCTCTTATGAATGAACCcatacataattcaattaatcaatctaatgATCATATCATATTAACATACTATTGTCAATAATGTTTACAATCATATCCAATTAATGATATTTGATCACAacattatatatatcattttcaaatcaaaatgaTTGATTTGACAAATTCCATTTCGGCCCTCTAGGCTTGTATAATCTGTTtgcatgatctttcacatgctattGATATTCATATATCGCAATTTACATTTGAATCATCAAACCATGATATCAATccaattcatatattatttaacctaatcaacattttataattctattaacttgactcggattTAAGACGGGTACACAAATTAATCAACCTGCATCCCAGTCTGACATTGCAGTGTATCATCAGATAAACCGAAGTAAATACACTAGCACACATAATGCATCATTGGATAAATCGAAGTAAATATACTAACACATAAGTGTATCATTCGATGAACCAAAGCAAATATATTGGCACATAAGTGCATCATCAGATAAACTGAAGTATAAACCCATACACAATCTAATTttatggcatgccatttatatctGACTCTGctcgaacagttaatagggtaatcaattttccaatttcatcaCATAGTTCAATTCACATCCATCATtcccaattcatcatcaattcaccATTCTAACACATCATATAACAtgtttcaactcaatttcataacaattatCACATATCAATTAAATCATATTGCTTcctgttttattcaatttagttctctaTATTGATACCATAACAATCACCACAATTTAATTCATACAACCACTATATACTCACCTCATTACTAAATCATGCAATTCAATATGAATATGCAATAATTAGATTGATCACGAATACTAGAAATACAAATCGAAAGCTCGTATCACTTGTTGTCGGCTCtcacttttcctttccctctcgactATTTTGCGTCGATGTTAGCTACATATAATCACAAAATATATAACACCATCAATTTTCATTCAATCCACAATCAAGTATAATATCagacatattttacaatttattgaatttaatccctaaactcagGACAAGCATAACTTTCAGTATAAAGCTTCGGATTAAAACctaatttcacatatattcattagggaCCTCCTACTGTCTATTCCTATAAAAATTGCATAACAGTTTTACATTttactcaatttggtccttaatgtatgaaactaacaattaagctttacaatttagtttttttttcataatctaagcttaatttctattttCACACCAAATTCATCCATTTCTCAAAAGTGacatctttaaaaaattttaacagttttacaaatggATACATgaactagctaaatcaagctcccataatttaatttccataaaaatcaaagaaaaatgactaGAAATTACTTCAATCTTATAGCCGAATGTCCAAGGATTTTCAagctttcttcctttccttttttctttggtttccacgggttgaagatgaagatgataatatcttctctttctttccattatgtttattatttatacttaaattaacatgttttaatctaattaatttacaaaaatatttaattagtttaagttaatgGTATCCACCATCAAATCCCactatcatatattttaaatttagtttatttaccattttaatcctttaaatAATTGCTATTTAAGTCTCCAAGctttttcctaattaaaaatctataactattaaacttttacaatttaatctccgAGCTTTAATTAACCACAATTTCAgctaaattacttaaccaaatttcagttcatctatatatattatgttatttataacctataaaaattaaattctgcAATTCACTGAAGTCTGCTTCGACGCAAAATCTCATGCCACCACTAAATGCCATGAAATTCTTTGTGGCTCCATTTATTTCTACGCCCTGCAGTTATAGAAGTAGAAGAATTGTTGAGTtccaaagtaaaattttatgtgattattgttTTAGAAGCAATCTAGCGTGGATGGAATTTTATGTGAAAGTCGGTTAGTGACAATTATAAAATGCTTTCTCCAATCCCTCCATGTCCACATTGTTCAACGgtagagaaaaaataaaaataaaaaaacagtttGAAGAGGATGTGATTATCGGCAAACCATTTCTCACCTAAAGGGGTTTTTGCTTCAGTTGATATATCCTCTCCAACAAAGCTCGAAAAGTTGAcgtttaattctatttttaaagtGGCGCGAGACGGTGTTTTTTATGGCGGAATTAGTGGAGGCGGAGAGGAATTCGACGGACGAGTTGCAGACGTTACGGATTCCGGCGATGATTAACAGTAAATTAAGTACGTTTCCTACCCGCTGTATGAATTTGACATGTATTCGCTATGTTCTTTAATTGAGAAAAGAATGAAACAGTTTTGcgcatttttaaatttttgaaatttggagggaaatcaaaactttaaaaaaaaaaattggggggcGGAGATCGTTGAGAAAGAAtctctgtttattttttttcctacgATTTTCTTTTCCATGATGTTCGTTTTAAACCTCAAGAATTCTACGTTAAGACACGCAAATGCTAGCCAGATGCTTGGCCTGTCTTTCTTTGGTAAAGATATGAGAGAGGCTAGTAAAACtatttccaatttaaattttaaatggtgTTAAGGTTTGTTAATCTATTTATGGACATAATAAATGATTTTGCTGATTGTTTTCTAGCATCTGTTTTGTAAATTGCAGAATGAGGCATGGAGAACACTCAGTTTGTATTCAAATTATCACACAACTTGTTGAAGTCATTTTCTATTTGAATaggattttatattatttgaattttctgTTGCTAGATTAATGCTGTGATTTGAATTATTCTTTTAGTGAGCTTCAGTTTTATGTCTTTATGATCAAGGCAAAGAAGCTTCAACTCCATCTTTTAAATTCTATCTGGAAAACTTTATTTTACTATTACTGAACTTTGCTGGATTACTTATATGAAGTCTTATTGCAGTAGCTTTAGAAGTATTGTAACAAATTGCTATTGATGTGTGTGGCTATTGATTAGTAAATCTTGTAAACTGCGAATTCATTTTAGATTACCCCTGTGAGAATGTTGGAGAAACCTGCCTGTTATTTTGACAATTGCATTTCATGTTTTTGTTAGTTCTTTTTATTTGGAAATACTTGTGACGATGTTGTGTTAATGATACACCTGTTACCATTTGTTTTCCAGAAGGGAATGCTGGGGTTTTTGTTTACTTCAGTTATCATAAACAGCATCTTGATGAGTTTGATAGTGCCATTTGGTTTCCTTTTGGCTATATTTGAATAGATAATACCTTCTTTCTTATGAGGACAAGTTTGGGTTTGATGCAGAGATTCAGTATATATCTCAAGTCAGAATATTGGTATTGGTAGTCTCACATTCATGCCAGAAACCATATGAAATCCAAGCACCACAAACGTGGTTGTTGATATAAAAGAAGCATCGCCACCATGAGTACAGGCACAACCATTCAGAAAGGGCACACTGGTTATTCTTATTAGTGTCTGCATATTGTTCAAAAGGTAGATGTGTCAAAAGTTGTAGAATCATACAGTACACTTGGAATGGAGGAAATTTGACTTCTGATTGAACTGTTAGATTACTCACGTTTGAAGTTGCATTGCTAAGAAGTTCCTTTTTCCTCTTTCATCCGAGAATATGGATATGTAAAATTCTAAGAATAAAGCCTAATATtcagaaagaagaaaaaaaacaaacagGAAAAGCTGTGAAAAAATATGACCCGTTATatcatatttcttttctttttttctttttccatttttctcaAGTATATGATGAgattacaaaatttatatacGACCATTGGTGAAACTATGATTTAATCTTGGTTGGAGCAGTGACCGAATACATTCTCTATTTTCTAAATTTGTCTACAATATGAAGATTTACTAACAAGTTGTTATCCTCTTCTGCagtccaagaaaaaaaaaagaatagtagCAACGCTGATTGGTAAGATGCAAAGTTGGAACATTTTTGTGTTTTGCTTCTTAGCCATATAGCCTGACTTGGATTGACATTGTTTGCTGTTTCTGTAAAAGTTACTCCATTCTAGTTTTCTCCATGAGCCGTATGTGAAAGCCATCTGGAAACTGTAAACCTGGAGATCGAAATATATTTCCACCTTTGATTGGTTCCCACCTGAAAGATTCATAGATTtagatgagttttttttttcttttgtctctTGCTCTCCCTGACACAAAGTGTGTTGGACAGATATAGAACATCTTGTAATTTGTTCTTACCTGTACTTTGTCACCAAACAATGGAGAAACACAGCCATTTGCACTTTAGTGAAGTCTGTTCCAACGCAAAATCTAAGGCCACCACCGAATGCCATGAAACTCTTTGTGGCTCCATTTATTTCCACTCCCTGCAGTTAAAGAAGTACAAGaatcattttatgtgattttgatTTAGTAGCAATTTTGCAGGTAAAAGTTGATGGAATTGTGAATTAACCCACCTCCCATCTTGATGGATTAAAGGTCAAGGGATCTTGGTATTTTGCTGGATTCAGGTGCACAGCTGGGGGACACACCATTACTGCCCAACCAGCTGGAATGGTATATCCTGCATTATCATCAAATTTGATGTGTGTTAGCTTTCATATTTATTGCaaggataaattttttttttaatataacaatTTGAAGGTGGGTCTCAAAATATTTTTGATGCATAATACCTTTGAATTGGATTTCTCTTAGTGCTTTCCTGAAGATTCCCGGCACTATATTTGCTAGTCTAACTGTTTCATTGATGAACTGTAAGTTGCACTTGTCAGTATGGAAACAAACAACCTTTCACAACTGATAATATGTCCTTGTAAGTTTAAATCACAAATTCTCTCACCTGGAATGTGTATGTCATTGATTTATATTCTTTCCATGTAAGTCCAGAGTCTGTGTCTTCCCTGTTTCGTAGAATTGCCTCATGCTCTTCCTATAAAGTGGAAATACATAAGTTCCATGTTTGTTTAGAAAAGGATTCGGATTTTGCAGATTCAGGAATCATTTCACATACCCTTAGTTTTTTCAGCACTGAAGGGTCGTCAGAAAGGAATTTAATTGCTAAAGTTAGAGCCAGGGAAGTTGTTTCAAAGCTAGCAAATAGTAGAACGAACATCAAATCCAGAGCAATTGCCTCTGTCAGAATTGTTCCCTCTTTCTGAAGTTCTTCAAGgacaaaataaaaaaagtcaTTTCGGCTATTCCCTTGCATTGCCCGTCTTTCATTTAGCAGATTCTTTAGCATTTTCATTGCATTTTTCCTTCCCTGAAAAAGTAAAACATTCAAGAATCAATACACAAAAGAATGGATTTTTTTTAACCTTGTTATTTTGAACTGGAATGACAAGGTTAACTACCTGTAAACATTTGTGATATGCTGTTCCAGGAATATCCAGGGGAAAGGAGATTAATCCTTGTATGAAAGCAACAAAATTCTCCCTCAGATTCTGGGTGGCATTGTCTTGGTCATAACTTATCAGCTTTTTGGCCGTCAGATCAAATATCATCTGCAAATAAAGACATAAGGTATATCATCATTAGACTGCATTCTGAAACTTAAAAACATGAATGTGGGGGGACGGTGTATATGTGTAATTACACTAGCAGTTGCTTCTTTTAATTCAACTCTTTCTTCGTTTGACCATCGTTGTAATCTTCTACAAGCTGTTCTCTCAACTTCAGGCAGCATCTTTTTAAGGTTTTCAGGACCAAATAGATTAAGCACCATATTCTTTAGGTACTTGTACATAAAACCATGTAAAGAACCCACATTTTGGCGTCCAAAGATCTCGGTGAACGTATCCGGGTACCAACTCTGAAACAATTGCCCTTCTTGTAGAAACACAAAGTGATTGAGATCCGGGTCAGCCGATACAATCACCGGTCGCCCCACTATGCTCGTTTTGAATACCGGCCCATACCTGCAACCAAGTAGTAACCAACATGTTatgtaatgaaaaaaaaaaaaccaaaaacagaaaaaagaaacaaaagattatCATTGAGGAAAAAGCAAATTGACCTTTTCATTCTCTCTTTAACAAAGGGAGGAATATCATTAGTAGTATTGGGGCTGAAGAACTGAAGAGTTTCCCCAAGAAGTGGGAAACCCATAGAACCTGGTGGGAGTTTGCCACTACATCTAGGATTCCTCCAGTAATAAACCCAATGTGTAATGTATGCAATAAGAACCAAAGCTCCAATCCACAACACCAACATTCTCTCAAAAACTATTTATACACTGAAGCTATATGTATATCTTggattgaaggaagaagaagatgaatgctgatatatatttatggtttaggattgatgaagaagatgatgaatgataATTAGCAGAAATGGAAGTAAAAGAAACGTGGGAAGAATAGACAGGTAGGAGAAGAAAGGGCTGGCATGTATCTTATGATTCTCATCAAACCATAAGAAGCTCTACTTAAATAGCAAGCTAATGCATACAACTGTTCAatgtaattaattatatattatttttcctttttcactttattattatttttgtactcCAAGTATACAACTAGAATGAATAATTTAGAATTCACTCTGTCTAGCAACTGTTCATTTTGTCAACGCCTCACCAGTTGAtaccaaaggaaaaaaaaaaagcctaGCATGACTCGAAGCATCACACGATGCTTCCCtttatttcctttctctctcttctttcttcttcaccATTGGAtggatatttgttttttttttcaagggAAAATATTGTTTACTGTTTGATTTACAgttgaatatttaattttttttatattttagatattaagatttcttttaaattaaGGTATTTATCGTCAGTAGCAGTGATTGATCATAAAATGTGCTCCATTTATATGATCGAGAATTAATTCCCTAACAACATCATTAAAGAATGAGGTAAACAATTATCACAACTCATAATTAGATATTAAATGGTGCAGgtatataaaattttttactaCCAAGGGTGGGGTAAAAGGAGCTTAAAACATGAAAAGTGAAGAAGCACGAGGCTGAATTTTAGCCTTTTTTAAGGAGATAATGGAGGAACACAGAGCAAAACAGTAGGTTTGAGAGGATCGATGGAAGTTCAAAGGGGATCATGTCTGAccaaaaatatatgtacatatatctTTTAAACCAATCTTACATCATTGAATACCCAAAACAAATCTAATATAGACTTCTTAACCAAAACATCTTCAAATTtgtctaaaaaaaaaaaaacaaatctatGCTAAATTTTCCCATATATCTATGTGCTTAATTTTGTGCCAACAGAGTTTTCCATATATTTTTTTCCTTCTGTTATGGAATCATATCTCCCCTTTTAGATCTTCTGTAGCTGTGTAAAATCCCAATGTCAAACCCCTAATCTTATTTGCATACATCACTAAGATTTTTTTTCCCAATGGGAATGCCTTTGGATATGCATGCAACTACTGTGTTCATATGCATAAACTTTCTCATAATTGAGTTCATTGGTTAAAGGCTAAAAGATTATATTGTTGTTGAGATTTTAAACCAATTATGAATACATAGAGCACCGGCCCACCTGGCCATTGAGTCACGGATTTGAGAACCAACTACAATTTGTAGGTAGGTAGGTTCACTGTGTTGTTAAGTTTCTTTGATAGTATCCTCCATTATTATGCCATTTTAGAGGGGGGTAGATTATGTATTTATTACAACGTTTTGTCATAATGATATTGGACAAAACTCTGTGTATAAGCCTTAGAGGATGGGAATTCATAAACATGGTGTTTGATTATTAGCTTtacctattaaaatattattaatttttcttatataaatatGGGTATGATTGGATATTTATATTCAAAGGTAGTAACTCAATATAAGCACTCAAATTCTTATTTCCTTATACGTAGTTTTGTTGTGGAATGGTTCACAAGTGGAATGgtaaaaaaattgtgtttaaatttttaattgatactTATCTCGTGTTAATCTCTAGATAACTTTtgctctttttattattaaaataaagcttgTTTTGCCTGGTTTGAGATGAAATAGGACCCATGATTCTTTCATTTCTTATAGTTTAGTTACttgttaaagtttaaaaattgattcaatatttgagagggtttagatgaaaATGTTTGGTTTAAAAAACGAGTTGGGGCAAAAAGTATGGCCATTTAAAACGAGCCATGCTCGAATTTTGAAACTCAAAGCCCAAGCTTGGCCTAatgtatttttaagtttatataatatattgtttttcttttattttatataggTTAAGATATGCTCCAAGTCATTGTACTTATCGTGATTTGGAATTTAGTcgttttacttttacttttaggaatttagtctctctaaatttagattttaaattttaggtcTAATTATTAACActagtaaaagtaccatggaggttCTTATATTAggagtcggattgcattttgcctcatctactaaaaataggacaaaatggtccatgtacgttagatcaaagagcaaactggttcTTCTTTTTAAAATGTCATCCATTTTTGCTATTAAAAACTGATCATTGTACATCAACATGAGGTATATGTGATGTTGTTTGATTATTTCATCAATCACGTTAGTATTTAACAATacaaatgaatgaattttttaactaaaaggatcaatttgctctttgatctaatatatatgGAAGTAGAATGGGCAAAATGTaatctgactcctagtacagaaacctctatgatacttttaccatttttTGTCACATGCATTGCTACCGACTTTCCCTTTGTACTTGACCTTTATGTTTTCTTATCTATTATTATAACTCTTACATAAtcaataaaactatttttttttaaacaggCGTTATCCGATTATAACTATGATGGTAAAAGTATCATCAATGTCCCTATATTAGGAGTcagattatatttttttcttctaaagaAAGATAAGCAAATTAGCCCCTATATACTAGATCAAAGAGTAATTtgatctctcttttttttgttaaaaactttactcgtttgtactattaaaaaattaacatagtTGATGAAATAACTAGATAGTTACGCGTGGCATGCCACATATACTTCATGCTGAAGTACTAGGAACAATTTTTAACCGTATAAATGAAAGGAATTTTTGGTAgaatgaccaatttactctttaacaTTAACGTATaaggataattaattattttttaaaaataaatagaataaaatgtaatccaatttcaaataaaaatttataaaccgaatcaaaatcaaaatcaaaattaaatcaaacccGATTCAGAGTTATTATATATAAATCCTAACCATTACCCAATTCCAACCCATCTAGAAACACAAAATAGATAGTCATCTTGATTtaaacaaatatttaatggtaAATAGATTTTGTATTTTATTGTGGACATtaattgaaaaacagaaacaGTTTTAAAGCTGTAAAGTCCAATGCCAGTTCTAAACTTGCACGTGCACACGCGGTTTTTCCCTTCTCCTCCGTATATGCATTTTTTATTCACTTTTTAGTTCCTCCGctattaatcttttttatttatttatgctattaatttttattaaaaataaatttatatattattatccaattaaattaataatttatttatgaattgatAATCATATAGAAATTGTATAGACTCAACtattataaaaatctttaaattttacatttatttattttaagggataattttttttcttactaAGTTCagtttagtatttatatttttttaatcaattttaatacttaaatttgataattaggtttattttggtccctgaacttgaaaactataaaaatttagtGATGTGGCACTATGAGATTATGtcacatcatcacttgaaaattaaaatatttataaatttttatatgatgATGTAGTACAATCTTAGAGTGTCACATTCAATGTTTTAATAGTCGGACTAGTGGACTATCAGACCGTTGGAcctataataattaattaatttaaaattcataaaaaaaattttattaaaccgATTCAAACTATTCGACTATCAAACTGtctcgattttttatttttaccaattCCAAGTAGTTTTCGAGTAAATTGATTCAATCCTTTTGTATCGATCAATTCTCGATTTGTCCAGTTTGGTCCTGTTCTAGTGACATTGATCACATCATTAATCTTGACAGAATCCAAATTTAGGGATCAGAATAGATTTAATTACCAGCCAAATAATATACAATTACTAAAATAAATCTAGTTGCCAAATTTAGAA includes:
- the LOC107929216 gene encoding cytochrome P450 87A3; translation: MLVLWIGALVLIAYITHWVYYWRNPRCSGKLPPGSMGFPLLGETLQFFSPNTTNDIPPFVKERMKRYGPVFKTSIVGRPVIVSADPDLNHFVFLQEGQLFQSWYPDTFTEIFGRQNVGSLHGFMYKYLKNMVLNLFGPENLKKMLPEVERTACRRLQRWSNEERVELKEATASMIFDLTAKKLISYDQDNATQNLRENFVAFIQGLISFPLDIPGTAYHKCLQGRKNAMKMLKNLLNERRAMQGNSRNDFFYFVLEELQKEGTILTEAIALDLMFVLLFASFETTSLALTLAIKFLSDDPSVLKKLREEHEAILRNREDTDSGLTWKEYKSMTYTFQFINETVRLANIVPGIFRKALREIQFKGYTIPAGWAVMVCPPAVHLNPAKYQDPLTFNPSRWEGVEINGATKSFMAFGGGLRFCVGTDFTKVQMAVFLHCLVTKYRWEPIKGGNIFRSPGLQFPDGFHIRLMEKTRME